One window from the genome of Cryptomeria japonica chromosome 6, Sugi_1.0, whole genome shotgun sequence encodes:
- the LOC131063515 gene encoding protein GLUTAMINE DUMPER 5: MKVVQSSFLRSSLSMYNKSSGNTEASANGGHSEWRWPVPFLFGGFATIVLLIAFAVLVLARSYCKEQQQTQTGPDIIASNELAEISVGDEEQKVVVIMAGNETPTFFANPASSNLNLSQGV; the protein is encoded by the coding sequence ATGAAAGTTGTGCAGAGCTCTTTTTTGAGATCAAGTTTGAGTATGTATAACAAGAGTAGTGGTAATACAGAAGCTTCTGCAAATGGCGGGCACTCAGAGTGGCGTTGGCCTGTTCCTTTTCTTTTTGGCGGCTTTGCAACTATTGTGCTTCTCATTGCCTTTGCAGTTCTTGTTCTCGCTCGCTCTTACTGCAAAGAGCAGCAACAAACACAAACTGGCCCAGACATTATTGCTTCAAATGAGTTGGCAGAAATATCAGTGGGAGATGAAGAACAGAAAGTGGTGGTGATTATGGCCGGAAATGAAACTCCCACTTTCTTTGCAAATCCTGCTTCTTCAAATCTAAATCTCTCCCAAGGAGTATGA